From a single Candidatus Omnitrophota bacterium genomic region:
- a CDS encoding homoserine dehydrogenase — MEKINVGLIGLGTVGVGVAKALLQKSAQIERQVGARVVLKVICDNDLRRKRNIKINRKLMTSDVNKVLGNPNIDIVVELVGGIHPAKEFVLKAIKSGQHVVTANKALITEHGEELFDAAKKAGVDIFYEASVGGGIPIIKSLREGLVANEIDTILGIVNGTSNYILSAMAEEGLSFSDALEQAKKKGYAERNPALDIEGYDSAHKLAILTLLGFGKAVKLKDIYVEGILDISQNDIRYADEFGYAIKLLAIAKRCDSEIEVRVHPTLLSKEHLLANVNGVYNAIYVHGDMVGGALFYGRGAGQNPAASSVVGDIIDLARNLRFNSVGRVPIYMKNKSIKKIRKIDDIEASYYIRISCIDKPGVLAKVAGILGRHKISIASVGQKERRAARIVPVVMMTHEAKEKNMRQALEEIDRMAAIRRKTVAIRVER; from the coding sequence AGGCGTTATTGCAGAAATCCGCCCAGATAGAGCGGCAGGTCGGCGCGCGAGTCGTGCTTAAGGTCATCTGCGATAACGATCTGCGCCGCAAGCGGAACATCAAGATAAACAGGAAGCTTATGACCAGCGACGTCAATAAGGTCCTCGGGAATCCAAACATCGATATCGTCGTTGAGCTCGTGGGCGGTATCCATCCGGCCAAGGAATTCGTGCTTAAGGCGATAAAGAGCGGACAGCACGTCGTCACCGCCAATAAAGCCCTTATAACCGAACACGGCGAAGAGCTATTCGACGCGGCGAAGAAGGCGGGAGTGGATATCTTCTACGAAGCCTCGGTAGGCGGCGGCATCCCGATAATCAAGTCTTTGCGTGAAGGGCTCGTCGCTAACGAGATCGACACCATACTCGGCATCGTGAACGGCACCTCGAACTACATCCTTTCGGCCATGGCCGAAGAAGGGTTGAGCTTCTCCGACGCCCTCGAACAGGCGAAGAAGAAGGGATATGCCGAGCGCAATCCGGCGCTCGACATCGAGGGTTACGATTCCGCCCATAAGCTCGCTATCCTGACTCTCCTCGGTTTCGGGAAGGCGGTAAAACTCAAGGATATTTACGTCGAAGGGATACTAGATATATCGCAGAACGATATCAGGTATGCAGACGAATTCGGCTACGCCATAAAACTCCTCGCGATCGCAAAAAGATGCGACAGCGAGATAGAGGTAAGGGTGCATCCGACCCTCTTATCGAAAGAGCACCTGCTCGCTAACGTGAACGGCGTCTATAACGCCATCTATGTCCACGGCGACATGGTCGGCGGGGCCCTATTCTACGGGCGCGGGGCGGGACAGAACCCCGCGGCAAGCTCGGTTGTAGGCGATATCATCGACCTCGCCAGGAATTTAAGGTTTAATTCGGTCGGCAGGGTCCCGATCTACATGAAGAACAAATCGATAAAGAAGATAAGGAAGATAGACGATATCGAGGCGAGTTATTATATCCGCATCTCATGCATCGACAAGCCCGGCGTGCTCGCCAAAGTCGCCGGGATACTCGGCCGCCACAAGATATCGATAGCCAGCGTCGGACAGAAGGAAAGGCGCGCGGCGCGCATCGTCCCGGTCGTCATGATGACCCACGAGGCGAAAGAGAAGAATATGAGGCAGGCGCTTGAGGAGATCGACAGGATGGCGGCGATAAGGCGCAAGACCGTCGCGATAAGGGTAGAGAGGTAA
- a CDS encoding aspartate kinase — protein MRPLIVQKYGGSSVANPERIINVAKRVVRYKKEGYDVVVVVSALGDTTDELIELAYKVTDDPSEREMDMLISTGEQISCALLAMAVEKLGEPAISFTGAQVGIITDTSHTKARILNISSADRIKERLKEGKIVVVAGFQGMSIKKEITTLGRGGSDLTAVALASALGAKICEIYTDVDGVYTADPRIVKNAKKLSKISYDEMLELASLGAKVMQARSVEYGKRYDIPIHVRSSFSNAEGTIICKEAKSMEKIDVSGVALQKDEAKLTICDVPDKPGIAATIFKELGVNNIVIDMIVQNVSRTGTTDVSFTVLTEDLAKTMKVAKKVAREIGAGEVVKDENIAKISIVGIGMRSHAGIAARMFKALASKKINIEMISTSEIKISCVIGKKHGELALKTLHDEFDLKKAK, from the coding sequence GTGAGACCACTAATAGTCCAAAAATACGGGGGCTCTTCTGTCGCGAATCCCGAGAGGATCATAAACGTCGCCAAACGCGTTGTGCGTTACAAAAAAGAGGGCTATGACGTCGTGGTCGTCGTGTCGGCTCTGGGCGACACCACAGACGAGCTCATCGAGCTGGCATACAAGGTCACCGACGATCCGTCCGAGCGCGAGATGGACATGCTCATCTCGACCGGCGAACAGATATCGTGCGCCCTATTGGCCATGGCCGTCGAGAAACTCGGCGAGCCGGCGATATCTTTTACCGGCGCCCAGGTCGGCATCATAACCGATACTTCGCATACCAAAGCGCGCATTTTAAACATATCATCCGCCGACAGGATAAAGGAACGGCTTAAGGAAGGTAAGATAGTGGTGGTCGCCGGGTTCCAGGGAATGAGCATAAAGAAGGAGATAACCACCCTCGGCCGCGGGGGCAGCGACCTGACCGCTGTCGCGCTCGCGAGCGCGCTCGGCGCGAAAATATGCGAGATATATACTGACGTCGACGGGGTCTACACCGCCGACCCGAGGATAGTCAAGAACGCCAAAAAACTTTCGAAGATAAGTTATGACGAGATGCTGGAACTCGCCTCGCTCGGCGCGAAGGTGATGCAGGCGAGGTCCGTAGAATACGGCAAGCGTTATGATATACCCATACATGTCCGCTCGAGTTTCTCGAACGCCGAAGGGACTATAATCTGCAAGGAGGCAAAATCGATGGAGAAGATAGACGTAAGCGGTGTCGCGCTGCAAAAAGACGAGGCGAAGCTGACCATCTGCGATGTCCCGGACAAGCCGGGGATCGCCGCCACTATATTCAAGGAATTAGGGGTGAATAACATAGTCATAGACATGATAGTCCAGAACGTGAGCCGGACCGGCACCACCGACGTCTCATTTACCGTCCTGACCGAGGACCTTGCCAAGACCATGAAGGTCGCCAAGAAGGTCGCCAGGGAGATAGGCGCCGGAGAGGTGGTAAAGGACGAGAACATAGCGAAGATATCTATAGTCGGCATCGGAATGAGGAGCCACGCCGGCATCGCGGCGCGGATGTTCAAGGCGCTGGCTTCGAAAAAGATAAACATCGAGATGATATCGACATCCGAGATAAAGATATCCTGCGTCATCGGGAAGAAACACGGGGAATTGGCGCTTAAGACCCTCCATGACGAATTTGACCTGAAGAAGGCAAAATAA
- a CDS encoding cofactor-independent phosphoglycerate mutase — protein sequence MKYIVLVGDGMADYPIKELGNKTPLEAAKVPNMDFIAKNGRAGLVHTIPEGFAPASDVANLSIIGYDPAKYYSGRGPLEAANMGIKLGPDDIAFRCNLVTIDQERMADYSAGHITSEEAATLIKFLDKKLGSDMIKFYPGVSYRHLMIVRDGSLKEALRATDCEPPHDITGMKIKSHLPKGDGAKFLIKLMEDSRAILPDHEVNHVRIDLKENPADMIWLWGQGVETNMPKFRQKYGVDGSVISAVDLIKGIGKTIGLNVINVPGATGYYDTNYQGKAKYAIDSLKDRDFVFVHVEAPDEAGHNGDLRAKIVAIENFDRFIVGALLEKFKKQKDFRIMVLPDHDTPVSLRTHTAEPVPFAVFGKGIEPNNAAEYSEAAAKATGLAFGHGHELMEYFMKS from the coding sequence ATGAAATATATCGTCCTGGTCGGCGACGGCATGGCGGATTACCCGATCAAGGAATTAGGGAACAAGACACCGCTCGAGGCCGCCAAGGTCCCGAACATGGATTTCATAGCCAAGAACGGGAGGGCGGGCCTGGTCCACACCATCCCGGAAGGTTTCGCGCCGGCTTCGGATGTCGCGAACCTCTCTATCATCGGTTATGACCCGGCGAAGTATTATTCGGGGCGGGGCCCGCTTGAGGCCGCGAACATGGGGATAAAGCTAGGGCCGGATGACATCGCGTTCCGGTGCAACCTCGTCACTATAGACCAGGAACGGATGGCCGATTATTCGGCGGGACACATTACCTCCGAAGAGGCGGCGACCTTAATTAAATTCCTTGATAAGAAGCTCGGTTCGGATATGATAAAGTTCTATCCGGGCGTAAGCTACAGGCACCTGATGATAGTCAGGGACGGCTCGCTGAAGGAGGCTCTTCGAGCCACAGATTGCGAGCCGCCGCACGATATAACCGGGATGAAGATAAAAAGCCATCTCCCGAAGGGCGACGGGGCGAAATTTTTGATAAAGCTCATGGAGGACTCGAGGGCCATACTGCCGGACCACGAAGTAAACCATGTAAGGATAGACCTGAAAGAGAACCCGGCCGATATGATATGGCTCTGGGGCCAGGGCGTCGAGACTAACATGCCGAAGTTCAGGCAGAAATACGGCGTCGACGGCTCGGTCATCTCCGCGGTCGACCTGATAAAAGGTATCGGCAAGACGATAGGGCTCAATGTCATAAACGTCCCGGGGGCGACCGGCTATTACGATACAAATTACCAGGGCAAGGCGAAATACGCGATAGATTCGCTCAAGGACAGGGATTTTGTATTCGTGCATGTCGAGGCGCCTGATGAGGCCGGACATAACGGCGACCTGCGCGCCAAGATAGTTGCGATCGAGAACTTCGACAGGTTCATCGTCGGGGCTCTCCTCGAAAAATTCAAGAAACAAAAGGATTTCAGGATCATGGTCCTGCCGGACCATGATACGCCGGTATCGCTCCGGACCCATACTGCCGAACCGGTGCCGTTCGCGGTATTCGGTAAGGGCATCGAGCCTAATAACGCTGCGGAGTACAGCGAAGCGGCGGCCAAGGCGACCGGCCTTGCCTTCGGGCACGGCCACGAGCTTATGGAATACTTCATGAAAAGCTAA
- the cimA gene encoding citramalate synthase: MKDVKLYDTTLRDGAQTEGISYSVNDKLRITEKLDGLGIHYIEGGWPGSNPKDMAFFKAVKKLKLKNAGIVAFGSTRRANTAISRDAIVRGLLDSGTKHITIFGKSWDMHVRDVFRVPLEENLKMISETVSYLKSKGKTVFYDAEHFFDGYKSNPDYATKTLFAARDAGADCIILCDTNGGTVTSDLVDTVKEVLAKLDCPVGIHCHNDCAMAVANSIAAVQAGCAQVQGTFNGYGERCGNADLAAVIGNLKLKLGINCVTNAQLKELTETSRFIAEISNVKQQENQPFVGNSAFTHKAGVHINAIMKNPVTYEHIDPRLVGNKRRLLVSELSGKTSILLKAEALELDLNLTKEAPKTKKILKLLQKLEHEGYHFEAAEGSLELLLKRAFKKYKRFFELEGFKVVTEHKGNKLLSEATIKVKVNKVEEHTAAEGDGPINALDNALRKALLEFYPALAEMRLSDFKVRVLDEKAGTAAKVRVLIQSEDAKDSWWTIGVSENIIEASWNALVDSIEYKLLKDRK, translated from the coding sequence ATGAAAGATGTGAAATTATACGACACGACGCTTCGCGACGGCGCGCAGACCGAGGGTATTTCGTATTCGGTGAATGACAAGCTGCGCATCACGGAGAAGCTTGACGGCCTGGGCATCCATTATATCGAGGGCGGATGGCCGGGGTCCAATCCGAAGGATATGGCGTTCTTCAAGGCTGTGAAGAAACTTAAATTGAAGAATGCCGGGATCGTCGCTTTCGGATCGACCCGCCGCGCTAACACGGCGATCAGCCGCGATGCCATCGTCCGCGGGCTCCTGGATTCCGGAACAAAGCATATCACTATTTTTGGAAAGTCATGGGATATGCATGTCAGGGACGTCTTCAGGGTCCCGCTCGAAGAGAATTTAAAGATGATCTCAGAGACCGTTTCGTACCTAAAGTCAAAAGGAAAAACGGTATTTTACGACGCTGAGCATTTCTTTGACGGCTACAAGAGCAATCCGGATTACGCTACGAAAACGCTGTTCGCCGCGCGCGACGCCGGGGCGGACTGCATCATCCTTTGCGACACGAACGGCGGGACGGTCACATCGGATCTCGTCGATACCGTAAAAGAAGTGTTGGCGAAACTCGACTGCCCGGTGGGCATCCATTGCCACAACGACTGCGCCATGGCCGTCGCTAATTCTATCGCGGCCGTCCAGGCGGGATGCGCGCAGGTCCAGGGGACGTTTAACGGTTACGGCGAGCGCTGCGGAAATGCCGACCTCGCAGCGGTGATCGGCAACCTTAAATTGAAATTAGGGATCAACTGCGTGACTAACGCGCAACTTAAGGAACTGACCGAAACATCGAGATTTATCGCAGAGATCAGCAACGTAAAACAGCAGGAGAACCAGCCGTTCGTGGGCAATAGCGCTTTCACCCATAAAGCAGGGGTGCACATCAACGCTATAATGAAAAACCCGGTCACATATGAGCATATCGACCCTCGCCTGGTCGGGAACAAGAGGAGGCTGCTGGTATCCGAGCTTTCCGGAAAGACCTCTATCCTGCTGAAGGCCGAGGCGCTCGAGCTGGACCTCAACCTTACAAAAGAGGCGCCCAAGACCAAGAAGATCCTGAAACTCCTGCAGAAACTTGAGCATGAGGGTTATCATTTTGAGGCCGCGGAAGGTTCGCTGGAACTTTTATTGAAGCGGGCGTTCAAGAAATACAAAAGATTCTTCGAACTCGAGGGCTTCAAGGTCGTTACGGAGCATAAAGGCAATAAGCTGCTTTCCGAAGCGACTATAAAGGTAAAAGTCAACAAAGTCGAGGAGCATACCGCCGCCGAGGGAGACGGCCCTATCAACGCGCTTGATAACGCGCTGCGCAAGGCGCTCCTGGAATTCTACCCGGCTTTGGCGGAGATGCGCCTTTCCGACTTCAAGGTGCGCGTGCTTGACGAAAAGGCCGGCACCGCGGCGAAGGTCCGCGTCCTCATCCAATCGGAGGATGCGAAGGACTCATGGTGGACTATCGGCGTATCCGAGAACATCATCGAGGCGTCCTGGAACGCCCTGGTTGATTCCATCGAATATAAACTGCTCAAAGACCGAAAATAA
- the thrC gene encoding threonine synthase, protein MWRGLIDKYRKYLPVSSKTPVITLNEGNTPLIYSCNLSKKLGKRYEVYLKFDGANPTGSFKDRGMTMAVSKAVEEGSKAIMCASTGNTSASAAAYAARAGIKCIVLIPEGKIALGKLAQAIIYGAEVLAVKGNFDEALELVKDITGKYPITLVNSLNPYRIEGQKTGAFEICEALESAPDYHFIPVGNAGNITAYWKGYKEYKKHGKIKALPKMMGFQAEGAAPIVRGHIIEHPETIATAIRIGNPASWEKAEAARDESGGTIDMVSDKEILEAYKFIALKEGVFAEPASAASVAGLMKMMHKGFFKKNPAKKVRIVCVLTGHGLKDPDRAISTLSKPKSVKADMRSVLKAIGI, encoded by the coding sequence ATGTGGCGAGGATTGATAGACAAATACAGGAAATATCTTCCTGTTTCTTCCAAGACCCCGGTCATAACCCTGAACGAAGGGAACACTCCCCTTATATATTCCTGTAATTTAAGCAAGAAGCTCGGGAAAAGATATGAGGTCTACCTAAAATTCGACGGGGCGAACCCGACCGGTTCGTTCAAGGACCGCGGTATGACCATGGCCGTCTCGAAGGCCGTGGAGGAGGGTTCGAAGGCGATAATGTGCGCCTCGACCGGGAATACCTCGGCCTCTGCCGCCGCGTATGCGGCGCGCGCGGGTATCAAATGCATTGTTCTTATTCCTGAGGGTAAGATAGCGCTGGGAAAACTCGCCCAGGCGATAATTTACGGCGCAGAAGTGTTGGCAGTTAAAGGGAATTTCGATGAAGCCCTGGAACTCGTAAAAGATATAACCGGCAAATACCCGATAACCCTCGTCAATTCTTTAAACCCGTACAGGATCGAAGGACAGAAGACCGGGGCGTTCGAGATCTGCGAGGCGCTCGAGTCCGCGCCGGATTACCATTTCATCCCGGTCGGCAACGCGGGAAACATCACCGCGTACTGGAAGGGCTACAAAGAATACAAAAAACATGGAAAGATAAAAGCGCTCCCGAAGATGATGGGCTTCCAGGCTGAGGGCGCCGCGCCTATCGTGAGGGGGCATATAATAGAGCATCCCGAGACGATCGCCACCGCGATAAGGATAGGCAATCCCGCGAGTTGGGAAAAAGCCGAGGCGGCACGCGATGAATCCGGCGGGACCATAGACATGGTCTCGGATAAAGAAATACTCGAGGCCTACAAATTCATCGCGTTAAAAGAAGGCGTATTCGCGGAACCGGCTTCGGCAGCGTCTGTCGCGGGCCTTATGAAGATGATGCACAAGGGCTTCTTTAAGAAGAACCCGGCTAAAAAGGTAAGGATCGTCTGCGTCCTGACCGGGCACGGCCTCAAGGACCCGGACAGGGCTATTTCAACTTTAAGTAAACCAAAATCGGTCAAGGCCGATATGAGATCGGTCCTAAAGGCGATAGGCATATAA